From Sphingobium amiense, a single genomic window includes:
- a CDS encoding recombinase family protein, whose translation MTNTLIGYARCSTDKQDLAAQRDALVQLGVAPDRIYTDHGFTGTNRARPGLDQALAAVRNGDTLVVPKLDRLARSVPDARAIGDQLTARGVRLQLSASVHDPGDPMGKLFFNILATFAEFEADLIRMRTREGMAVARARGKLRGKKPKLSDRQQKELRRMYDTGDYSISDLAELFSISRPTVYRTLGRQPTVTAVTAEPA comes from the coding sequence ATGACCAACACCCTGATCGGCTATGCCCGCTGCTCAACGGACAAGCAGGATCTTGCCGCACAGCGCGACGCTCTGGTCCAGCTTGGGGTGGCACCGGATCGAATTTATACCGACCACGGTTTCACCGGGACCAATCGTGCGCGACCAGGTTTGGATCAGGCCTTGGCCGCAGTTCGCAATGGCGACACGCTGGTGGTGCCCAAGCTCGACCGACTTGCGCGCTCCGTTCCCGACGCACGGGCGATCGGCGACCAGCTGACGGCACGCGGCGTGAGATTGCAACTCAGTGCCAGCGTCCACGATCCCGGCGACCCCATGGGCAAGCTGTTCTTCAACATCCTTGCCACCTTCGCGGAATTCGAAGCCGATCTGATCAGGATGCGGACCCGGGAAGGTATGGCCGTCGCCCGCGCCCGGGGAAAGCTGCGCGGCAAGAAGCCAAAGCTATCTGATCGGCAGCAGAAGGAGTTGCGCCGGATGTATGACACCGGCGATTATTCGATCAGCGACCTGGCCGAACTGTTCTCGATTTCGCGTCCGACAGTTTATCGCACCCTTGGCCGGCAGCCCACGGTCACTGCCGTGACGGCGGAACCAGCTTGA
- the istA gene encoding IS21 family transposase has translation MALLSVIRRWHYRDHLSIREIAKRTGLSRNTVRKYLRSDTVEPQFKVPERPSKLDPFVDRLTVWLRREMGRSRKQKRTIKQLHADLVSLGFDGSYGRVAAFARAWRDDYRRQQQMSGKGTFVPLSFAPGEAFQFDWSEDWAIIDGVRTKLQVAHFKLSYSRAFFVRAYLLQTHEMLFDAHNHAFRVLGGVPRRGIYDNMRTAVDKVGRGKDRTVNARFLTMVSHYLFEAEFCNPAAGWEKGQVEKNVQDARHRLWQPVPQTETLDALNSWLEDRCKALWQDIPHGIEPGSVADAWAEEVASLMPMGRPFDGFVEYGKRVSPTCLVHLERNRYSVPASFANRPVSVRLYPDRFLVVAEGQLLCEHQRIIERSHDGPGRTVYDWRHYLAVVQRKPGALRNGAPFLEMPDAFQRLQRHLLRAPGGDREMVEILALVLHHDEQVVLRAVTMALESGVPTKTHILNLLHRLIDGKPLTTPPITAPQALRLVSEPLANVERYDALRGENRHAS, from the coding sequence ATGGCATTATTGAGCGTCATCCGGCGCTGGCATTACCGCGATCATCTGTCGATCCGGGAGATAGCCAAGCGTACCGGTCTATCCCGCAACACGGTCCGTAAATATCTGCGGTCAGACACAGTCGAGCCGCAGTTCAAAGTGCCCGAGCGGCCGAGCAAGCTGGATCCGTTCGTCGATCGGCTGACGGTCTGGCTCAGGCGAGAGATGGGCCGATCGCGCAAGCAGAAGCGCACGATCAAGCAGTTGCATGCCGATCTGGTGAGCCTGGGCTTTGACGGGTCCTATGGCCGTGTCGCGGCCTTTGCTCGTGCCTGGCGCGATGATTATCGCCGCCAGCAGCAGATGAGCGGCAAGGGCACCTTCGTGCCGTTGTCGTTCGCACCGGGTGAAGCATTCCAGTTTGACTGGAGCGAGGACTGGGCGATCATCGATGGTGTCCGCACCAAGCTGCAGGTTGCACACTTCAAGCTCAGCTACAGCCGGGCCTTCTTCGTTCGAGCCTATCTGCTCCAGACCCACGAGATGCTGTTCGACGCCCATAATCACGCGTTCCGCGTGCTGGGCGGGGTGCCGCGCCGCGGCATCTATGACAACATGCGCACTGCCGTCGACAAGGTCGGGCGCGGCAAGGATCGGACCGTCAACGCCCGCTTCCTCACGATGGTGAGCCATTATCTGTTCGAGGCAGAGTTCTGTAATCCGGCAGCGGGTTGGGAGAAGGGGCAGGTCGAGAAGAACGTCCAGGATGCGCGGCATCGCCTGTGGCAGCCCGTTCCCCAGACCGAGACGCTCGACGCCCTGAACAGCTGGCTGGAGGATCGCTGCAAGGCGCTGTGGCAGGATATCCCGCACGGGATCGAACCGGGCTCTGTCGCTGATGCCTGGGCCGAGGAGGTGGCAAGCCTGATGCCGATGGGCAGGCCGTTCGACGGCTTTGTCGAATATGGCAAGCGGGTCTCACCGACCTGCCTCGTCCATCTGGAGCGCAACCGCTACAGCGTGCCGGCATCCTTTGCCAACCGCCCTGTCAGCGTGCGGCTCTATCCCGACCGCTTCCTCGTGGTGGCCGAGGGGCAGTTGCTGTGCGAACACCAGCGCATCATCGAACGATCCCATGATGGGCCAGGACGCACTGTTTATGACTGGCGCCATTATCTGGCAGTGGTCCAGCGCAAGCCTGGCGCCCTGCGCAATGGCGCGCCGTTCCTAGAGATGCCCGATGCCTTCCAGCGGTTACAGCGCCATCTGTTGCGCGCTCCCGGCGGCGACAGAGAGATGGTCGAGATCCTTGCCCTGGTGCTGCATCATGACGAGCAGGTCGTACTGCGCGCGGTTACCATGGCGCTGGAGTCCGGTGTTCCGACCAAAACCCATATCCTCAACTTGCTGCACCGGCTGATCGACGGCAAGCCGCTGACGACACCGCCGATCACGGCGCCCCAGGCGCTGAGGCTGGTCAGCGAGCCCCTTGCCAATGTGGAACGCTATGATGCGCTGCGCGGGGAGAACCGCCATGCGTCATGA
- a CDS encoding MFS transporter translates to MSASQEIKSWDTDYEWKVVLLLALGFGLVGLDRWILAPLYPFIAADLGLAEGDIGYLAGVLGIVWGLFAIFAGRLSDRIGHRKVLIPSIILFSLMSGFSGLAHSLTFLVVIRSLMGATEGAFCPTSFAATAAASKPERRGFNLGLQQSGFALFGFALAPMVATQLLTVVPSWREVFWVVAIPGFLVALLLYFVLRDPGNAPAAGLVGIEEAAPVKWMEALKSRNIIVCMMALICAMACVFVLGAMVPIYLMNVIRLSPQEMGIVTSAMGFGGFIGQFSWPGLSDKFGRKPLAIIGFLAAAVSVYWFSQIGADTTLLFVALFITSFFCLGNVALITGPIATESAPAGLVAASIGIVVGAGEIFGGGVAPAIAGFVANNFGLPSVLTVALTGVSIGVFVCLLLKETAPLRVGNRPATT, encoded by the coding sequence GTGAGTGCTAGCCAAGAAATCAAGTCGTGGGACACCGACTATGAGTGGAAGGTGGTGCTCCTGCTCGCCTTGGGGTTCGGTCTGGTTGGGCTGGATAGATGGATCCTGGCACCCTTATATCCCTTCATCGCAGCCGATTTGGGTCTCGCAGAGGGCGATATTGGCTACCTCGCCGGCGTCCTCGGCATCGTGTGGGGGCTTTTCGCGATATTCGCCGGGCGTTTGTCAGACCGCATAGGACATCGAAAAGTTCTCATTCCATCGATCATCCTGTTCTCGCTGATGTCGGGATTTTCCGGGCTAGCCCACAGTCTGACTTTCCTGGTGGTTATCCGGTCGCTGATGGGAGCGACGGAAGGTGCCTTTTGTCCAACAAGTTTCGCAGCGACGGCTGCCGCCTCGAAACCGGAGCGGCGCGGCTTCAACCTGGGCCTGCAACAAAGCGGCTTTGCCTTGTTCGGCTTTGCCTTGGCGCCGATGGTCGCGACACAGTTGCTCACCGTTGTTCCGTCATGGCGAGAGGTTTTCTGGGTCGTCGCGATACCGGGCTTCCTGGTCGCACTTCTTTTGTATTTCGTCCTGCGCGATCCTGGAAATGCACCTGCTGCCGGTCTGGTGGGGATTGAGGAAGCAGCACCCGTCAAATGGATGGAAGCTCTGAAAAGCCGTAACATCATTGTCTGTATGATGGCGCTGATATGCGCAATGGCATGCGTCTTCGTTCTTGGCGCAATGGTACCGATCTACCTGATGAACGTCATCCGACTGTCTCCGCAGGAAATGGGCATCGTGACGTCGGCCATGGGTTTCGGCGGGTTTATCGGGCAGTTTAGCTGGCCGGGACTCTCGGACAAGTTCGGCCGCAAACCGCTCGCCATCATCGGTTTTCTGGCTGCAGCGGTCTCGGTATATTGGTTTTCGCAGATCGGTGCCGACACAACCTTGCTGTTCGTCGCCCTGTTCATAACTTCCTTCTTCTGCCTCGGAAACGTCGCCTTGATAACCGGTCCCATTGCCACTGAATCGGCTCCAGCAGGGTTGGTAGCCGCATCGATCGGCATTGTGGTTGGCGCAGGTGAGATATTCGGCGGCGGTGTTGCGCCTGCTATTGCCGGGTTTGTGGCCAATAATTTCGGGCTACCGAGCGTCCTCACCGTCGCTCTGACAGGCGTTTCCATTGGGGTGTTCGTCTGCTTGCTCCTCAAGGAAACGGCGCCTCTGAGGGTCGGCAACCGCCCCGCGACGACTTGA
- a CDS encoding type II toxin-antitoxin system RelE/ParE family toxin, translated as MGSGTAQRIELVFYQTDAGNVPVRDWLLGLPEANRREIGQDLQRVQFRWPVGMPLVRPMGKGLFEVRTSLPDGTIARVLFCFHQGELYALHGFIKKSQTTPAADLELARKRQKEVENG; from the coding sequence ATGGGATCGGGGACCGCACAACGCATCGAGCTGGTGTTCTACCAGACCGATGCAGGCAATGTCCCCGTTCGCGACTGGCTACTCGGTCTCCCTGAAGCCAATCGCCGCGAGATTGGCCAGGACTTACAGCGGGTCCAGTTCCGCTGGCCGGTTGGCATGCCGCTGGTTCGCCCTATGGGAAAGGGGCTGTTCGAAGTGCGTACATCCCTGCCTGACGGAACGATCGCGCGTGTGCTGTTCTGTTTCCACCAAGGCGAACTCTACGCGCTGCATGGATTTATCAAGAAGTCACAGACGACGCCAGCCGCAGATTTGGAATTGGCACGCAAGCGCCAGAAAGAGGTTGAAAATGGCTGA
- a CDS encoding acyl-CoA dehydrogenase family protein: MLVPTDAVGITRAALSHRNMVYTHSFDVHFDDVRVSAENILGGPQAWNEGWRVLAGQSLDVEKVEVAAITYGLAQAAVEEAWQYAQERQQFGRPISGHQAVRHELVDARTRLQACRHMLYHAAWLVSQGRPASVETSMAKLFVADVSVQIGLACQRVLGAYGLSDEFDMPQIVIDLIGMPIIGGSSNMQKNNIAKRLGLAE; this comes from the coding sequence GTGCTCGTTCCGACAGATGCGGTCGGCATCACCCGGGCGGCCTTGAGCCATCGCAACATGGTCTACACCCACAGCTTTGATGTGCATTTTGACGATGTGCGGGTTTCCGCGGAGAACATCTTGGGCGGTCCTCAGGCCTGGAACGAAGGCTGGCGCGTGCTGGCGGGACAGTCGCTCGATGTCGAGAAGGTTGAAGTCGCCGCAATCACTTACGGCCTGGCGCAGGCCGCGGTGGAAGAAGCTTGGCAGTATGCCCAGGAACGGCAACAGTTCGGCAGGCCGATCAGCGGGCACCAGGCAGTGCGCCATGAACTGGTGGACGCGCGTACGCGATTGCAGGCCTGTCGTCATATGCTCTACCATGCGGCATGGCTTGTCAGCCAGGGCCGCCCGGCTTCCGTTGAGACGAGCATGGCCAAATTGTTCGTTGCCGACGTCTCAGTTCAAATCGGTCTCGCGTGCCAGAGGGTCCTTGGCGCTTACGGCTTGTCCGACGAATTCGATATGCCACAGATCGTGATCGATTTGATCGGAATGCCGATCATTGGCGGATCATCAAACATGCAGAAGAACAATATAGCCAAACGCTTGGGACTGGCCGAATAG
- a CDS encoding XRE family transcriptional regulator, translating into MAENKHRGPTLDSFLEEEGVLAEFQAKAIKEVIAWQLSEAMRERKLSKKRLALLMHTSRTQVDRMLDPADGNVTIETLQRAAAVVGRRVELALI; encoded by the coding sequence ATGGCTGAGAACAAACATCGCGGCCCGACGCTGGACAGCTTCCTCGAGGAAGAAGGTGTGCTCGCGGAATTCCAGGCCAAGGCCATCAAGGAAGTCATCGCTTGGCAGCTTTCCGAGGCGATGCGCGAACGCAAGCTCAGCAAGAAGCGACTGGCGCTATTGATGCATACCAGCAGGACACAAGTAGACCGCATGCTTGATCCCGCCGATGGCAATGTCACCATCGAAACCCTGCAGCGCGCTGCCGCCGTCGTGGGGCGTAGGGTCGAGCTCGCGCTGATCTGA